Proteins from a single region of Pyrus communis chromosome 6, drPyrComm1.1, whole genome shotgun sequence:
- the LOC137736977 gene encoding small ribosomal subunit protein eS27y-like: MVLQNDIDLLHPPAELEKRKHKLKRLVQTPNSFFMDVKCQGCFSITTVFSHSQTVVVCGNCQTVLCQPTGGRARLTEGCSFRRKGD, encoded by the exons ATG GTGCTTCAGAACGACATCGATTTGCTTCATCCGCCAGCTGAGCTCGAGAAGAGGAAGCACAAGCTCAAGAGGCTTGTGCAGACTCCCAACTCTTTTTTCATG GATGTTAAGTGCCAAGGATGCTTTAGCAT AACCACCGTGTTCAGTCACTCACAAACAGTTGTGGTGTGCGGTAACTGCCAGACGGTGTTGTGCCAGCCTACTGGAGGACGCGCCAGGCTCACCGAAGGTTGCTCTTTCAGAAGAAAGGGAGACTGA